A stretch of Cheilinus undulatus linkage group 20, ASM1832078v1, whole genome shotgun sequence DNA encodes these proteins:
- the LOC121528805 gene encoding alpha-1,6-mannosylglycoprotein 6-beta-N-acetylglucosaminyltransferase B-like, whose product MHVALRPRSGCLVLCLCLSVLTLLLQSLWVPVEMTRDEPAGRSPEEQGQRGLNFRKLALRLEALSTQVQRLSRERDVTKDDLSLLLQSFRENQQGLARLVERELKRVSQRLDQLSRHHHLHESHMPTTHDDLRPHTRPSEKCEVPVDPAYPLCAEKVEFLQARWQADPCYAFYGVDGTICSILTYLSQIEDFCPPRLGRNSSVLPWHQKPRSYIEKAEIRTALTPLYEVISDSSSPAVSFIQSRVERMSDRWIQAGLRMRQSKNKTVSNRMRVLLYPGTLSGSVGQRFEALVNRGGPLGELVQWADLSACLTILGHNLTFSTSQEQLHSLIGAAPGKGSCPIQRPLIFDLIYTDYHGLSHLQGAMGLAFLHYKCRFRILDSFGTEPAFNLGSYARSRGYRTLWGSWTLQPLQYMTMFPHTPDNSFLGFVSEEVARRELREEELEPESYRKDRIAVIYGKQDYMWQGKSEYVGLINEELETHATVYQLAGHASNLPSFIKNHGLLTQEDFLRLLRRAKVFVGLGFPYEGPAPIEAIALGCVFLQPRFDPPHSAENNDFYRGKPTSRQISSQHPYAESFIGKPHVWTVDMTNKTDVRQAVQAILQTQVKPFTPLEFTCEGMLERVHSYITHQNFCTESAPTWPPESALRIHLGPLGQSCVSVCRRSSHVCEPALFYHLNTPAAFTRLGISCSSTAQEANHLFPSYSPWGRHCGLQQEPLLFSCAGSDLSHRRLCPCRAHLPGQVALCPDCL is encoded by the exons GTCAGCGTGGTCTCAACTTCAGAAAGCTGGCTCTTCGTCTGGAGGCTTTGAGTACTCAGGTGCAGAGactgagcagagagagagacgtCACCAAAGATGATCTCAGCCTGTTACTGCAGAG CTTCAGGGAGAACCAACAGGGCTTGGCccgcctggtagagagggagctGAAGAGAGTGTCCCAAAGGCTTGACCAGCTCAGTCGTCACCATCATCTTCATGAGTCCCACATGCCGACAACACATGATGACCTCAGACCACACACAA GGCCCAGTGAGAAGTGTGAAGTACCAGTGGATCCTGCATATCCACTGTGCGCAGAGAAAGTAGAG tttctgcAGGCTCGATGGCAGGCTGACCCCTGTTATGCCTTCTATGGAGTAGATGGTACGATCTGCTCCATACTGACTTACCTCAGTCAGATAGAAGACTTCTGTCCTCCTCGACTTGGAAGGAACAGCTCTGTGCTGCCCTGGCATCAGAAACCTCGCTCTTATATAGAGAAG GCTGAAATTCGCACAGCTTTGACTCCTCTGTATGAGGTCATCAGTGACAGCAGTAGTCCTGCCGTGAGCTTCATCCAGTCCAGGGTGGAGAGGATGTCTGACCGCTGGATACAGGCCGGCCTGAGGATGAGACAGAGTAAAAACAAGACAGTCTCCAACAGGATGAGG GTGCTGCTGTATCCCGGCACTCTGTCTGGAAGTGTTGGTCAGCGTTTTGAAGCCCTGGTGAACAGAGGGGGTCCTCTGGGAGAGCTGGTCCAGTGGGCTGACCTCAGTGCCTGTCTGACGATCCTGGGACACAACCTCACCTTCAGCACCTCACAGGAACAACTGCACAG TCTGATTGGTGCTGCTCCAGGCAAAGGCAGCTGTCCAATCCAGAGGCCCCTCATCTTTGACCTCATCTACACCGACTACCACGGCCTATCTCACCTCCAAGGAGCCATGGGACTGGCTTTCCTTCATTACAA GTGTCGCTTCAGGATCCTGGACTCTTTTGGCACTGAACCAGCCTTTAACTTGGGCAGCTACGCACGAAGCAGAGGATACAGAACACTGTGGGGCAGCTGGACCCTGCAGCCTCTGCAGTACATGACCATGTTCC CGCATACTCCAGATAACTCATTCCTTGGCTTTGTTAGCGAGGAAGTAGCGAGAAGGGAGTTGAGAGAGGAAGAGCTGGAGCCAGAGAGCTATAGGAAGGACAGGATAGCCGTCATCTACGGCAAACAGGACTACATGTGGCAG GGTAAATCTGAATATGTTGGGCTGATTAATGAAGAACTGGAGACCCATGCAACAGTCTACCAGCTTGCAGGACATGCCTCTAATCTGCCCAGCTTCATCAAAAATCACGGCCTGCTGACTCAGGAGGACTTTCTACGGCTTCTTCGCAGAGCCAAG GTGTTTGTGGGTCTTGGATTCCCCTATGAAGGTCCAGCTCCCATCGAGGCGATAGCTCTGGGTTGTGTTTTCCTTCAGCCCCGGTTTGACCCACCACACTCTGCAGAAAACAATGACTTCTACAGAGGAAAGCCCACCTCAAGACAG ATCTCCTCTCAGCACCCTTATGCTGAAAGCTTCATTGGTAAACCTCATGTGTGGACAGTAGACATGACCAACAAAACAGATGTACGGCAGGCGGTCCAAGCAATTCTGCAAACACAG gTGAAGCCCTTCACTCCTTTGGAGTTCACATGTGAAGGCATGCTGGAAAGAGTTCACAGTTATATCACTCACCAG AACTTTTGCACTGAATCAGCTCCTACTTGGCCTCCTGAAAGTGCTCTAAGGATTCACTTGGGTCCCCTTGGTCAGTCATGTGTGAGCGTATGTCGGCGGTCCTCCCATGTATGTGAGCCTGCTCTGTTTTACCACCTGAACACTCCTGCTGCATTCACCAG ACTTGGCATCAGCTGCTCCAGCACAGCGCAGGAAGCCAACCACCTGTTTCCCTCTTACAGCCCTTGGGGTCGACACTGTGGCCTCCAGCAGGAGCCTCTGCTATTTAGCTGTGCCGGCTCTGACCTGTCTCATCGGAGGTTGTGTCCCTGCAGAGCTCACTTACCTGGACAGGTGGCTCTGTGCCCTGACTGCCTCtaa